The Arachis duranensis cultivar V14167 chromosome 9, aradu.V14167.gnm2.J7QH, whole genome shotgun sequence genomic sequence gcagttttgttgtaCCAGGGTGACCAATTGTGGCtttaactcaaagttgttcACAGCTATAtgaggcaccacaatgctttttTCATAAAGATCTGCAGTAGAAGCAGAGTAAGAGccaagtactctcctttgttgctcattcccattcggATTTACCACATTGACATTAGCAGCATTGTTAGGATCAATAGTAGATTCCACAaccttgtaaagtcttgcttgttgcaAACAtcgcctgaaagtcctttcaggttcaggatcaaagtctaagagatgttctttgtctctgttcctgcgcataaacaaacagaaaacaagaaaagatggaactctctacgtcagagtgcagagaattcccagtgaggtaacctgaataaagagataaaaatattgaataaaacaaacaaacactaaaatttaaaaattattagtaaaattaagactaaaagttttagaaattattaggcaaattaaataagaaaaattaaaataagactaactaagggacaccaaacttaattttagaaattaagaaaaatattagtgcttattttttattttttattttNNNNNNNNNNNNNNNNNNNNNNNNNNNNNNNNNNNNNNNNNNNNNNNNNNNNNNNNNNNNNNNNNNNNNNNNNNNNNNNNNNNNNNNNNNNNNNNNNNNNNNNNNNNNNNNNNNNNNNNNNNNNNNNNNNNNNNNNNNNNNNNNNNNNNNNNNNNNNNNNNNNNNNNNNNNNNNNNNNNNNNNNNNNNNNNNNNNNNNNNNNNNNNNNNNNNNNNNNNNNNNNNNNNNNNNNNNNNNNNNNNNNNNNNNNNNNNNNNNNNNNNNNNNNNNNNNNNNNNNNNNNNNNNNNNNNNNNNNNNNNNNNNNNNNNNNNNNNNNNNNNNNNNNNNNNNNNNNNNNNNNNNNNNNNNNNNNNNNNNNNNNNNNNNNNNNNNNNNNNNNNNNNNNNNNNNNNNNNNNNNNNNNNNNNNNNNNNNNNNNNNNNNNNNNNNNNNNNNNNNNNNNNNNNNNNNNNNNNNNNNNNNNNNNNNNNNNNNNNNNNNNNNNNNNNNNNNNNNNNNNNNNNNNNNNNNNNNNNNNNNNNNNNNNNNNNNNNNNNNNNNNNNNNNNNNNNNNNNNNNNNNNNNNNNNNNNNNNNNNNNNNNNNNNNNNNNNNNNNNNNNNNNNNNNNNNNNNNNNNNNNNNNNNNNNNNNNNaatattataaaaattttttgaaataattaattttaataaataaaaaatactcatatattttatatttaattatttaaaaataaaagattttgttgccgtttaaagtattgtgtattaaaatattgttatttaaaacatttatttatgtattaagatattctatatttattaaagtCTATCAatgttcttcttttatattaatctttaatttttatctaatataatttaatagcCTATATAAATATGATTCATTTAATAAACACATAATTGTTTGAGCTACCGAAACTATGTTATATTGGCATGCATTAAAAGATGTTAATTAGTAACCTGTTAGCATTTCAGTAATGTGatacattatattattatacatgTATATACTATACTTGTATCATGTAAATGCATAGTTTAAGTCCTTCCATGTGATAGCTTGGCTTCCAACCCGTTGATTGATATGATATGTGGTTGGTCAAGATTTGACTATTTGAGGGATTTTGTCTTTCATGAATCATGCATGAGGTGGATCATGGATGGTACAACCTCTCCTGCACCCTGCTTGGCTTGGCTTCTTCCCACACTTGCTGCATAAATTACTAATTTGCCCTATTTACCACTTGAATTGTGTATGAGGTCTATAATCTATTACTTAAGCTTGGACAACCTTCATCAAAATAGCTTTCTTCCTTTTAATGACTCCAACTTTGGGCCACTGCTCTTGGGCTATACATGTTTCATATTTTGTGATAAATTCCTCATTCTTCGGTACTGGAGAAAGAAACCCTTAAACTTaattcttctttgttttttttNNNNNNNNNNNNNNNNNNNNNNNNNNNNNNNNNNNNNNNNNNNNNNNNNNNNNNNNNNNNNNNNNNNNNNNNNNNNNNNNNNNNNNNNNNNNNNNNNNNNNNNNNNNNNNNNNNNNNNNNNNNNNNNNNNNNNNNNNNNNNNNNNNNNNNNNNNNNNNNNNNNNNNNNNNNNNNNNNNNNNNNNNNNNNNNNNNNNNNNNNNNNNNNNNNNNNNNNNNNNNNNNNTAgactaatattttaataatttttaattgttaattttaattatatatatattttataattaagatcaataattaaaaattactaaaatactaGTATATtggtatatttaatttttttattatttaactaataaaataactaatttaatttattattatattttacaaaacTCAAATTAACACACAGTTGATCtttcaaaaactattttaacaaGTTGTTCTAAAAATTAGGTTGATAGTTATATGATAATATGTACTTTTTTGTGATGTAAGAAAGAAACACAGCAAAAAAGAAaactataataaaaaatgtacCCAAACTCCCAAAGCATAACATGTAAAGCTACTTGTTTCACTTGGTTTATAATTtgttattcaaataaatttttttgttacatttatttatcattcttatatatgtatttaaaaatttaatataaaattttaatttgttttcttcATACAATTAAAACACGATAAAGAATAActttttaacataaataatttaAGTTTAATACTACcggtataaataattaaaaagataaatattataaattagtatatttattttgtagttTACTCTTTGTTTAAGAAAAAATAGTATTAAGTATGCAATCGAGTAAAGGTACTAAATAATCTATGTATTAGTTATTGTAAAATCATAAGTATAGCCAATTTTAAatgaagttgataattaaaaattattaaataaaaatttaataaaatcaattaaattatttaacatctttcaactattaatttttatataaaattaattgcaCATTTCATCATTAATTATACATCTAGTCACTAATGTTCTAAAAAGAATCTCTCTCGCATTTCTTTTTAGGccaaaactttttaattttatatatgttgatACTTGATGATGATAGCAACTCAAATCATAAAGCATTATGACAACCATGGCAACTATCGCCACCATGACATATTTACGTCGATGCCCTTGAATTGAGCTTTGAAGGAATCAAATCCTAATCCATGCCAATCCATGGAAATGTGTAGTGCAACAATACATTACTTTACTTTCCGTGCaaagattaaattaaacaatttgattccgctaaaataaaaaatcaaagccACCgcaatcaattattttttctgTACAAGAATGAAGCTTTCTGTTTTTCTTGGGCCAGATatgcttttatatatattaaacataataaaacaaaatactcCAGTACTACATTTGTCTTGGGAGGGCATATTGCAATAATTTGGAATGCTTACAACTTTCAACGTAGGTAACTTGTAATTACTACTAGtaatatttatcatttaataatctaaattattacaatattatattattttaagaaagaATCAACACTCATTGAGACAGAGGAGACCCCTTcatcactttctctctctatctATCACTTTTAtccttctctctccttctctacGCGATCTCTTTCATTCGCTCTAAATTCCGAAATTTTCACAACAAATCACTGCAAGATCATTCTCCATTCCTTGCATTTTGGGGTTTTCTgggtctttttcttgttctcgCTGTGCTCTGAACGGTTCAGGAAATTTTCTCACTCAGATTTGAGCTGAATATTACACTGTGGGGGGCTTCAGTTCAGATTCCTGGACTTGTTTAACTGAAGTaagttttcttcttttaagCATTTGGTGTTACCCTTTTGTCTAAATTCAGTGAGTGATCAACCAAGTTAGTTTATTTACCCTGCTTACTTTGCTCAATCATGTTTGAGTGGATCTGTGTTTTCAGGTCCGTTTCTCTTGACAATGGGGTAGTTGTTAAACTTGGGGTTCTGAGAAATTTTGGTGGAGCTAGAGGGAATCAATTTGaaagtttcaatttttatcCCGATAATTTTTTGTGGATACGTGGGAATCTGGTTATTGGAACACTTAACCATCCCAAAAAGTGACCAAAATAAGCAGAATTATTTGATTGAGAGCTAGGTTCCTGTTTTTTTGACGATCTGGATACAAATTTTGGTGGTAAATAATTCCTTTTAGTTTCATCCCCTTTTTTTCccgtaagaaaaagaaaataaaattgaacaaAGGAGTTAAGCTATTTGCTTTTGCATTAGGTATGCAAATAAGGAAATTTGAGAATCTTTTATGGTTCGGGGAATTTTGTAATCTACACATCAGACATGTCCTGGAATCATGTATATCATCGTCGTGTTGTTGCTTTAATTTATAGAGTAGAAAGTTTAGAGGTTGATGTTTAAGGCTCATCCTATGAATTACAGAATTAAATAGATTTGAACACGTGTCTATGAGCACTGAGTTGTGACTGATAACATGGAGTTTTAAGTTTAGAGTGCTTAGTTGATCGTTGTCATGTCTGAACAGGTATATGGTGTTTCTGATGGCATGTCAGATTGGTGGACTAATGTGCATTACTAGTTGTGTTAAGAATAAATGAATAGTTAGTTTCTTCTAGTGCTGCTACTTTCTGCAATATATATGGCCATGtgcatctttatttttttccacTGATTAAAACTAGTTTTCCTATGCTGCAGGTTTAATGCAATAATTTCCAATAACTAATTTCTATCTCTCGCCCTAAAGTTACTGCTTTCGGAACTTGTCAGCACTCTATTTGTGTTAAGGCTTATGGCTGGATTATGATATTTAGAACTATGGTCACTGATGTGACATGATAGATTTTTTTGAAGTATTATTTTTGGGATCCTTTTGAGAAACTTACTTGACATCTCAACATAACAAATATGCCTATACGGTGGGCAAATCCGTTCTCAAATTCAAAAGAAACCAAGAAGAAAGCAAGTAAGGAAAGTTTTATTGGCACACTGCATCGGAAATTTAAAACACCATCTGAAGGTAGATTAGGCAGTAGATCTGGAGGTCCCGGTAGACGCTGCAATGACACAATTTCAGAGATGGGGGATCGTTCTCCAGCTGAATCAAGATCTCCTTCGCCTTCCAAAGTGGCAAGATGTCAAAGTTTCGCTGAAAGGCCTCATGCTCAGCCATTACCACTTCCTGGTCTTCACCCTTCAAGTATAGGCCGAGTAGATTCTGAAATTAGCATATCATCAAAATCAAGACTGGAAAAGAGCTCCAAGCCATCATTCCTTCCACTTCCAAGACCTGCATGTATGCGAGGAAGGACAAATCCTTCAGATTTGGATGGAGATATGGTTGCTTCAATCTCCAGTGATGGTTCTGCTGATAGTGATGACCAAACAGAGTCACGCAACCGTAGTCCTTTGGCAACTGACACCGATACTGGAACTAGAACGGCTGCCGAGAGTCCTTCCAGGTAGACTTCTCATGCTGTATTATGCTGCCATATtgcatatattatatatataacatcatGTGCATACTTAGGTTGTCTGTGATTGCCTTTAGTAGGTGaaatcttttttgtttaattCACTCATATCTTGCTACGTTTCTGAAGCATGATGCTCAAGGATCAACCATCTGTTGTCTCCCAACTAAATTCAAGAGAAGCCAAAAAACCAGTGAACATTCTAAGTAATCATATGTCTTCAACTTCACCAAAACAGAGGCCTTTAAGGAACCATGTTCCGAATCTGCAAGTTCCCCCTCATGGTGCCTTCTATAGTGCTCCAGACAGTTCCTTGTCAAGCCCATCGAGAAGCCCGTTGAGAGCGTTTGGCACAGATCAGGTGTTGAACTCTGCCTTCTCGGCTGGAAAGCCATACCCGGAGTTCAATTTAGCCGGTTCTGGCCACTGCTCTAGTCCAGGTTCCGGTCACAATTCTGGGCACAATTCAATGGGTGGGGACATGTCAGGACAGTTATTTTGGCAACCAAGCAGGGGTAGCCCTGAGTATTCTCCAGTTCCTAGTCCCAGAATGACTAGTCCTGGTCCTAGCTCTAGAATTCAGAGTGGAGCCGTCACACCTATTCATCCTAGAGCTGGGGGAACACCCACTGAATCACAGACAAGCTGGGCTGATGATGGAAAACAACAGAGTCATCGTTTGCCACTTCCTCCTTTGACAATTACCAATTCCTCGCCTTTCTCTCATTCCAATTCTGCAGCAACTTCACCATCCATGCCAAGAAGTCCAGCTAGAGCGGAAAATCCAGTGAGCCCTGGCTCACGTTGGAAAAAAGGAAAGCTGATTGGCAGAGGCACATTTGGACATGTCTACGTCGGCTTCAataagtatgtaattcagacaaaaaacacttaatttctttatgatttttagtaaattatttCTACATGCTTTAATATGAATTTGCTTGGTTTAATTTGTTTCTTTCAGTGATAGTGGTGAAATGTGTGCAATGAAGGAGGTTACCCTGTTTTCAGATGATGCCAAGTCTTTAGAGAGCGCTAAACAATTAATGCAGGTAAAATATCCCTCTTTAAATatagtaaaattttattaggATAAGTAATGCGTTTTCATCACATGGGACATTATAGTTTCTAGTTCCGAGTTGAATTTGAAATAGCTTTAAAAATCTAACAACCAGATTTCTGGCAGGAAATTTCTTTATTAAGTCGGCTTCGGCATCCAAATATTGTGCAGTATTATGGTTCTGAAACGGTAAGATCTCCTTCATTTCTGTTTATAAATTCCATGCCTGTGATCGTGATGATTTGTTTTGGGATGTATTACCTATTATCCATTTCTATTGTGTGCACTATTCTCTAGTTACAAGAAATTTCTGGTGGCTTTCCTAACATTATAATGGTAGAAATTTCTCTGAAATGTTTGTTGTTGTGGTTATATGATAGGATGCAATGTCATCACTTGATCCATGTAGCCAACTTTAcccaatgagaaaaaaaaaattgtagtttattaatttttttttattttacttatggGAGTTGCTGAATCATCCCTTGAACAGGTAGATGACAAGCTTTACATATACTTGGAGTATGTATCTGGAGGCTCCATATATAAACTTCTTCAAGAATATGGACAGTTTGGTGAACTAGCTATTCGTAATTATACTCAACAAATTTTGTCAGGGCTTGCTTATCTGCATGCTAAGAATACTGTCCACAGGTGAACTATGTTAGCTATTCTTGATTTCTAAAGTATGGACATTCGGTGCTCCGTCATATAATGGATAGTTTGTTAGTAGTATGTTTCTGAAATATTGTTTACTTGTAAAGGGACATCAAGGGTGCAAATATACTTGTAGATCCAAACGGCCGGGTCAAGTTGGCAGATTTTGGCATGGCAAAACATGTAAGAATAATGATAATAACTTTCCACtatccattatatatatatatatataatgcttAGTTAAACTAGGAATTAAGGTTTAAAAAACCCACTAATTAACTAACTTGAGAATTGATAGTGGCacttttcctttatcttttGCCAGtaattttttcatacaaaaagtggACACATCCTGATATAATACCGAAGATTCTGACTTCTTTGTTGAACAACAGTAAAAGTTAAAATGTTGAAAAAGATAGCATAGAAAAAAACAATGTTGAAGAAGATGTAAaactgattttatttttatttctaagtttgtaaaaataaaactataagAATTCAAATACTGGAGTTGGAATATAAATCCAACATTAAAAATAGCAGGCTGAACAAACAAGAATCAAGATGGAACTTGAAGAGAGATTCTCTCATGTTTCTCCTCTTGTTACTGGTACCCTATTATGATGGTAATTGTGTTATTTAGCATATGGACATCATTCCATATCTCAAAATTCAAAGGACATTCAATTGACCTTCCTACTATCTGTTTAACATGTGAAATTCCAACTTTAAATGTCAAATATGAACTTACCTAACAACACCAGTGGAGACATTGGGTGCTTCTGGTTGTTGTGAATTGGTAAATGTTCTGTTTTTCTTATAGCTTCCACTTGAGGTTGCATCTGGTTTATTGATTTTCTGATTctttataatttgatttaatcTAGCAGTCGCATAAAATGTTCTCTTTGCTCGACTCATTCCTCACGTTATCTGCAGATAAAAGGGCAATCATGTCCATTGTCAATCAAGGGAAGCCCTTATTGGATGGCTCCTGaggttaatatttttatatctttggtgtctctttttttttttttaatgaaaaaattacaCTTACTTGGAAGTTGCAACTTGGTTTTGACTTGGTGTGTTTGTTCGTCTGCATATTCAGGTTATAAAGAACACTAGTGGATGCAACCTTGCTGTGGATATATGGAGTCTTGGATGCACAGTTTTGGAAATGGCTACAACCAAGCCCCCTTGGAGTCAATACGAAGGGGTTAGTACTATTATTCTGATGATGATATTCTGACATTACAAACATGACATCCTGAAGAATTATATCCCTCATGGCCTGATGTATTTGCATGTTACCATCTCAGGTTGCTGCCATGTTCAAGATAGGTAATAGCAAGGAACTCCCAAAAATCCCAGATCACCTCTCAAATGAAGGAAAAGATTTTGTAAGGAGATGTCTACAACGTGATCCACATGATCGACCTTCAGCCAGTGAATTGTTGGAGCATGCTTTTGTGAAGTGTGCTGCACCTTTAGAAAGACCTATTCTGGGTCCTGACGCATCAGACCCTCATCCTGCAATTACACAGGGAACAAAAACTCTGGTACATAAGCTATTTTCAACAGATAACATTTAAAACCCATGTTATATCATGCTTTTGTATTGAGTTTTATGGCATGATAGTAGAAGGTAGTAGGCCATCTGCTACTTGATGAAAATATATCATATCACATGGATTCTTTTCTCTTCATGTGGATGTTATGTGATGTGTGTGGAAGATCTTAGAAACCTTTTTTCTGCATGAAAAAGggctttctttttcacttttcagtttttctttctgttatttatttatttattttattttttatttcttgtgtGGTCTCTCTTTCTCCTGCAATATCGTATTGTTTTCATTGATACTTGACAAAAAATTTCAGGGTATTGGACAAGGAAGGAATCTTTCTATCTTGGATTCAGATAGACTTGCTGTCCATTCTTCTAGGGCCTTGAAAACTAATCCTCATGCAAGgtctctgtctctgtctctgtctctctctctctctctctctctctctcacacacacacacacacacacacacacacacacacatacaagACTGCTAACATTTACACCATTTCATTGATATTCAGCGACATCCATATTCCAAGAAACATATCTTGCCCTGTCTCTCCCATTGGAAGTCCACTTTTGAGGTCAAGATCACCACAGCACATGAATGGAAGAATGTCACCTTCTCCAATATCTAGTCCACGGACTGCTTCTGGTGCATCGACGCCTCTCACAggtggcaacggtgccattccATTCAGCAACCAATTAAAACAGTCAGTTTACTTTCAAGAGGGTCTTGTAAGCATGCCCAAGTCCCCAAATGGTGTCTACATCAGTGGCTCTGCACATAATGACTCAAATGTTGACATTTTTCGTGGAATGCAAATGGGGTCTCACATTACCTCAGAACTAGTTCCCAGTGAAAATGATATTCTGGGTAAGCAGTTCACAAGGCCATCTCATCCTGAGCCATATGATTTTCAATCAGTCTTGGCGGATCGTGTTGGCCGGCAGCTGCTGCGGGACCACGTGAAGATTAACCCATCCCTTGATCTAAATCCCAACTCCACTTTGCTGAGCCGAGGAAATGGTTTGTAATATCAGGAATTATCCTCGTCGACCCACTTAACCAAGCAGTGCATGAAATTTCTAAGAATACTTTTGGTGTACAAATAAGAAGCCAAAAGCACGAGagaatttttgtaaataaaattgGACTCGGGAGTAGACTGAAAATTGGGGCACAAAAGTTCATTTTGCATGGCTTCAGGCTCAGGTTTCTGGAATTCAACCCTCAGATATGCATTGCCAACACAGTAACAGCATGAAAACTTCTGACATCTGATTTCTCAATATCAACTTACCAAAGTGCTCGATTCATTGGCTGAGAGGAACTTGTAGTTTTTTGTATAACACGAGATTCAGCATCAAGCTTGAGCAGCCAGGAGCTTGGATTTCTCTTCTGCACTTAGACACTAGAAATGATAGCGTTCATGCATGACAAATGTATCTTTTGGAACttccaagaaaaagaaaaagaaaggttgAATTGATACAAAACTTAACTTGTAGACTATTTTTTGTTGTACAGATGATGGGAAAGTGTATTGTGATTATGCATTTAATTGAAGAAGAGAAAGTCAAGGATTTGTAAAGCACTGAGCACATGTTTTATTGCAGCCTCAATTGTCATCTGGATCTGTTGTATAAATTATTACTTACAGAAATTGAAATCTTAGTATGTGTTTATGGGTTGGGGTGTTGCACTCGAAACTGTATACATTCCAACTCAAAGACACCTCTCTCACCTTGCTTACCTGGCTGTTTCTAGACGTGTCTTGTTACATAAATTACACATTAGTTTCTGTTAACTAGATTACAATATGAGTTACATTTCCTGAGGTTGGGGTGATTGCATTCGACTAGTAATTTTCATACTTATGAGTAATTTTTACATTTAGGAAATGTTTGAGAGTTAGGATTTTCGTGGGAAGGGAAAAGAAGGGTTTGTAgtgtgaaattcaaaattttacgCTACAAACCTGCTCTGAGGGAATACCTGAAACCAACCTGAAACTTATACTTAAGTTAACAAGAATTTTAGGTAAGTTAACAAGAATTTTAGGTAAGTTTAAGTGATTTGGGATTGAAAAATACTTGAGTTTCATGGGGTATATATAATAGACACACTTCTAAATTTCTCAACTTGTAATAGTGGGTAGTTTTTTTAGTATTTGGGAAGTTATCCCACGTTGTAGTAATGGACAAGTCGAGAATGAACATACTTGACATGCAAGTCGGATCAAGTATGGTTTGCGGAACCCGCGTCCTGAACAGGTCAGATTTTTTGGACCATGACCTGTGAACAAAACCTTTGTTTTTTCTCCCTTCCATAAAAAATTCCAACTCACAAACATCCTTTAATGGAATGATTCATCCATCATCTGCCATTTGATTTGATTACAAATTTACAATGGAATTGACATTTCACTTGATGGTAAATGATTGACATAAGGATACGATTGTGTGTGTAAAATTATTGGAAGATAACATTTCTCAACCAAGTTTGAAAAGGCAACCTTTTTAAATATTCTTCTAAAAGTTTCTGacatgaaaagtgaaaagtACAGTTGTAATTATCTTACTATAATAGAAATAATATCAACCAAACATATCTTTTGAAAGTTAAACATTCAGGAACGAAGCTAAGCCTGCCATTTCTTTAAACCAAATAGCGTCAAACTGGTATGCACATTACATGGAAAGCACGTTTAAGTTCTATGCTTGGAATTCATGTCTATGAACTGTAGTGGTCGGAGTCTATTCAAAACTATAGGTAACTTTCTTCATAGTATTTAAGCCCATACTTTAGCAAAGTATGTATGTATCATGTATGTCATCTCCATGTAATCTACTTAATCAAATTCATGCTGAAGTCCCACAGTTTTTTAGCCAAACGAGCATCAGTTCCCTGAGAGGTTGGTGTGGACAGATTGCTATCGGCGAAGTATTTGCCACTAACTCCCTTCACTTGTGGGTGTAATGCTACATAGCATGTTGTTGCTGCTCCCTACATCATATCGTAACAAAAAGTTGAACAAGTATGGGTCAAAGAATCCCATATTAAACATGATATTCAACACATTTACATTCATGTGTCTGTCGATCTAACTTACCTGTGGGACATTTTTAAACACAATTTTTCCGAACGCATTAACAAGACCTGcataaatcaaagaaaaatgcaCCCAAATAACTCAGCTACTGTCATTATCTGCAGGCTGAAAACACAAACAATTTCTATATGATATAGATACTAAAGTGAAGTATAAGAATTGGGGCCTAATGCATTTAATTGCAATGacctaaaatttttataatacaagTCAAAGGAAATAAATGAAGAATAAATAAAGATGATTTCCTCTGCATAATGGTGCATAGTGATGCCGTAGTTACCATTCACTACACCCGAATGGCGGAAGAGATTGGTGGTAATGGCTCCAGGATGAAGAGAATTTGCAGTAATGTTAGCTCCATCTTCCTGACAATGAAGCAACAAGGAATATTATAGATTATTGCAGATAGTTAACATGGCAAAGGAATAGCACCATTGGAGTCACATTACAGAGACAGAAAGGTACTAAAATGAGaagtaaagaaaaaatgagaaagaaagcaaataaaacGATTATGTGATTGTGCTTGCTAGGAGTTGCAAGAATAGGCTCCAGAAAAGAGGTAAAGTTTGAggcattttaataaaaaaatttgagtatGATTTTCATTAGAACCAGGCAACAATAATCTCCTCGAAATATATGATAAGTTTTGacgagaatatatatatatacacacaaagAAGATAAATGAGTAAGGAGTCATAGCCTCAGAGCTCGTGATAAAACTAATAAAGGCTATATATGatccttttgaaaaatactacgGTGAACAAACAAAATCAATGTAATAAGAAGTAAACTGAATGGAAACTGAACAGGCACTGGTGAAAAGCTCAACCAGTTCAACACTACTCAAAATATTTTGAGAGAAACTAGAGATAACAGTAGCCAGCTAAAGTGTTGcattgttcttgttcttgttattattattatgacttTGTTAACTGTTTTCACCAAACAACATAAATTACACCACTGTACAAGAAACAGAAAAGTTTGCACCTTGAGACGTCTTGTGAGTTCATTAGCATGTAACATGTTGGCTAGCTTTGACTGCCCATATGCACGCCAGCTGCTGTAACTATATTCACAAAAAGGCAGaaacaattaaataaacataactATCAAGTTGATCAAACTGTAGGAATCATGTACTCATGTTTGATTCCACAAACATCTAAAGTGAGCTATCGTCTTCACCATACACAAGGAAGCAAGcatatcacattcatcaaaatcCTATCAGCAGGTCCTGTTTTCAGCACCATTggaatgaaaaatatatatggtGGATACTTCAATGATGATGTCTTCATTGGAAACTATATTTGCTATCTTTATGCCACCAATATTTGgtattatataaatttactattttataaaAAGGTATTATTGCTGAATTGCATATGGCAATGAAATAAAGTCTCCTGCATAATACTTCTCAATAAATTCCTCTTTCACAAAACATAGAAAGAGACAGATAAAAAATGACTTGGTATAATTTTAATTCAGGTTCTATATTACCTTGATTCGTCATTAATTTTGTCAAAACAAATTCCTTCAGAATATGTAAAACGGTGAGCCTCTGAGGAGAGATTAACAATTCTCccttctttcttactttcatgTGATGTCTTCTTCATAGTATCCAACAAAAGATTTGTTAAAAGAAAGTGACCTGTGGAATAAAAACTAATGGATTAGTTTCATCTTATGAAAATATTAGCATGCCGAAAGTTATATTTTTGGGGGAAGGTTGAAGTGATGTCACCTACTCACAGAGACATCAATTGAATTTCATTCAGAAGACTTCCTAGGGCtttcaaacaaaaaacagaGCAGTTCCATTTTTT encodes the following:
- the LOC107466997 gene encoding mitogen-activated protein kinase kinase kinase YODA, with product MPIRWANPFSNSKETKKKASKESFIGTLHRKFKTPSEGRLGSRSGGPGRRCNDTISEMGDRSPAESRSPSPSKVARCQSFAERPHAQPLPLPGLHPSSIGRVDSEISISSKSRLEKSSKPSFLPLPRPACMRGRTNPSDLDGDMVASISSDGSADSDDQTESRNRSPLATDTDTGTRTAAESPSSMMLKDQPSVVSQLNSREAKKPVNILSNHMSSTSPKQRPLRNHVPNLQVPPHGAFYSAPDSSLSSPSRSPLRAFGTDQVLNSAFSAGKPYPEFNLAGSGHCSSPGSGHNSGHNSMGGDMSGQLFWQPSRGSPEYSPVPSPRMTSPGPSSRIQSGAVTPIHPRAGGTPTESQTSWADDGKQQSHRLPLPPLTITNSSPFSHSNSAATSPSMPRSPARAENPVSPGSRWKKGKLIGRGTFGHVYVGFNNDSGEMCAMKEVTLFSDDAKSLESAKQLMQEISLLSRLRHPNIVQYYGSETVDDKLYIYLEYVSGGSIYKLLQEYGQFGELAIRNYTQQILSGLAYLHAKNTVHRDIKGANILVDPNGRVKLADFGMAKHIKGQSCPLSIKGSPYWMAPEVIKNTSGCNLAVDIWSLGCTVLEMATTKPPWSQYEGVAAMFKIGNSKELPKIPDHLSNEGKDFVRRCLQRDPHDRPSASELLEHAFVKCAAPLERPILGPDASDPHPAITQGTKTLGIGQGRNLSILDSDRLAVHSSRALKTNPHASDIHIPRNISCPVSPIGSPLLRSRSPQHMNGRMSPSPISSPRTASGASTPLTGGNGAIPFSNQLKQSVYFQEGLVSMPKSPNGVYISGSAHNDSNVDIFRGMQMGSHITSELVPSENDILGKQFTRPSHPEPYDFQSVLADRVGRQLLRDHVKINPSLDLNPNSTLLSRGNGL
- the LOC107467004 gene encoding short-chain dehydrogenase TIC 32, chloroplastic, which gives rise to MWLFSSKGPSGFSSYSTAEEVTQGINASGLTAIVTGATSGIGVETTRVLALRGVHVVMGVRNLAAAKDVKESILKEIPSAKVDAMELDLSSLESVKKFASEFNSSALPLNILINNAGIMACPFMLSKDNIELQFATNHLGHFLLTNLLLDTMKKTSHESKKEGRIVNLSSEAHRFTYSEGICFDKINDESSYSSWRAYGQSKLANMLHANELTRRLKEDGANITANSLHPGAITTNLFRHSGVVNGLVNAFGKIVFKNVPQGAATTCYVALHPQVKGVSGKYFADSNLSTPTSQGTDARLAKKLWDFSMNLIK